Within Lytechinus pictus isolate F3 Inbred chromosome 7, Lp3.0, whole genome shotgun sequence, the genomic segment AAGACAGTTGcttcaaaacatttttaagCGGGATGTTTGCATCAAATTTCACAGGGAACTTCATCGCGGCGCAAACGAGTACAAATGTGATATTCAGTTGGGTGCCGACTGCCACTATACACCATAAGGTTTCGTTGCGGCATGGAGCTTAATGGAATGCGGAGTAATGATCATACCTCTATTGTATAGTTGCTTACCCTATAAACTCATTCTTCAGTGAACTTTAAATAAAGTATATGATATGATAAATAATTCTCAATGATCCGAATCAATAAGATGGGCGGTTAAAATCAAGTTAAGTTAGCTAAGAGATAACGTTTCGGACTCCGACACATTAATGGCAAAGGTTCAGGTGTCAGGGGTGGCAAAACGGATGAGAAGTctacatagaaaaaaaaatcttcccaCAATCCTTTATGAAAGCCTCCATTATTTTGCAAAACTAGTCTACCATCAATGTCAACTAAACTTCGAAGACAATTAAGGATTCAGTCATTTAATAGAAGTTTACTATTAGGTTATGTGAGACTATACTTAGAAGGCATCAAGGAACTCCGTTTTGCACTTTCCTTTCAATTTTTGtgtaaaaaatatcacaaataacaaaaaatgattACCTGGtaataaataagcatatttcGACACACATATACCTAAATTCTTTCAATATAATCATTTCTAGACATGAAATTtcactcaaaattattccgaACATCGGTGGTATAATATCCTTATGTTAGATTAaaagatttttctcaaaacccATAACGATCTGTAAATTTAAAATCTGCTTGTAAGATATGAGTAACATTGATTATCAACACAATACGATTACCATAGATATACAGTCGGGTTGCTTGCAGTAGACATTCTGTCAAATTCTGTCTGCTATCAAAAACAAAGACAACCTTGAATTGATTACATTCCCGAATAACATAAATACATAGTGTTATAAATGACACTTAGACACAATGACACAGACAAGGACGAATGATCAATGCCTCGACGGTTTCTCGGAATGGATACATTGCTGCGTCAGCACCATCAATGAAAACTGCTTGGAAAAAATAGGACGTTGGGCAGTCACAGTCGCATCCATCTTTCCACGGGAGACTTCCATGGAAGGAATCAGTTCGTGTGCATCCAGGCACAAAGTTAACAGCCAAATTAAATTGGCAAATGGAGATCATGATACGAATTGACGTTTTTGCCAGAGCAATCTATTGCCAGTGCCCCACCCACTGCTTTGGTCCGGTTTATCATCAGAGTCATTCTGGTAATCCATCCTCGACATCGGAAGTGATGCAGCCGACCGTGCACCCATCGAATTTGAGTACCCGCTCTCGTAAAAGTCCACGATCGCCTGGTTCCGAGAACGGAACGACCGACGTAAGGTATTTTCCCGACTCTGCTGCATTCCCGATCCGGGCATGGTACCTCCGCCGAAAACCGAGAAGTCGACATTCGGATCGTTGTGGGGACCCGACACCGTGTTCATGTGGCTGTTCGACCTCGAGCGATTCACCTGGTTGCCGTTGTCGATATCCGCTGTCAGGTCGGGTTCACCCCAAGTGTGTTTCATATCAAGAATCGAGATCTGCGTTGATTCCGTGGGCGATGACGGAGGAAGTGACGGTTTGGTTGAGGCATTTGACTTGGATGAATGTCGGCGCTCTGGGGGTAGCATTTCAAGATTGGGTGGCCGTGGAGGAGCACCATTTGACATCCGATAAGGGTATCCATTATTATCCGATATCTGAAATGTATTATACAGaatattcaaaaataaatctcaaccgggaggaaaatggttttctttacttaaaacaaaaaattcaaaaatatatcaacgCTCAACGCTCTAGGGAGTATGttgacatattttttgtatatattggcAAGCCACTCTTACATGAGGAGTTATGTATTAATTGATAATTGTGTTTTGAATGCATCTCTATAAAAGACCAGCAGACCAACGGACTGGTGAATCATTTCCAATCctcatgaaacaaaatttacACACATGAAACTTTGGGAACGTAATGGTCcatattataatgaaaatctAAAGAGATGATGAATAAGAAATGCGTTAAATTGTTATAAGATCAACTAAATTCTAAATGATTTTATCTCCGAAAGTACATGCTTTGATATTACTTTATATATCTTCAAGTATTCACTGAAGAAAGTAATGACTGATGCGAAttaaatatcatcattattattattcttaatgATGTGAATATACTTACGACTTCGTCGTCATCTTCTTTGTAGGCTGGATTCCTCATGGCAATAGACCCTTTTCGACTCCTGCTCTCTTCAAAGAGTATCTGATCAATCTCGCCGAGGTCGTTTCTTGCATCAGGTCCTTCCGGGTCATTCCTACATTGCATGTTGAATGTGTGAAAGATGGAAAGGGAAGGGTTGGAACAGAGAGAGAAGAAATACAAAGTTGTGAAGGTCGACAATAAAAGATTTCGGAACAAAATCGTaaaatttatgtacaaaaaacgttATCATCGATCACCTGATCTGTttattatttatgatttacCTTTGCATTATCAGCCCCCACtgtcccccccccac encodes:
- the LOC129264888 gene encoding uncharacterized protein LOC129264888, with product MATQETGNNQPTTVAPSGGLSTDTIIIIVGAVAGTLFLLVIIMLCVVGCIYYRNSKRDDDQTKTRHEKKSKKHPVEPRDRIFRPVDWNDPEGPDARNDLGEIDQILFEESRSRKGSIAMRNPAYKEDDDEVISDNNGYPYRMSNGAPPRPPNLEMLPPERRHSSKSNASTKPSLPPSSPTESTQISILDMKHTWGEPDLTADIDNGNQVNRSRSNSHMNTVSGPHNDPNVDFSVFGGGTMPGSGMQQSRENTLRRSFRSRNQAIVDFYESGYSNSMGARSAASLPMSRMDYQNDSDDKPDQSSGWGTGNRLLWQKRQFVS